The Canis lupus familiaris isolate Mischka breed German Shepherd chromosome 27, alternate assembly UU_Cfam_GSD_1.0, whole genome shotgun sequence genome window below encodes:
- the LOC119866324 gene encoding uncharacterized protein LOC119866324 isoform X3, which yields MELRTASQTKMVQVAHRDQQANKFQVVNSNQEPKVVQVAHRVQQANKAQVANSVQEPKVVQVVHSVQQANSVQEPKVVQVALKVQQANRVQEVNSVQESKVVQVAHKVQWANRVQEVNRVQEPKVVQVAHRVQRANRVQVANSVQEPKVVQVAHRVQQANRVRVASSIQEPRDFQVAHRVRQGNMAQVANRAQVVKVVQVASVISVVASNKETK from the coding sequence atggagttGAGAACAGCAAGCCAGACAAAGATGGTCCAGGTGGCCCACAGAGACCAGCAGGCCAACAAGTTCCAGGTGGTCAACAGCAACCAGGAGCCCAAAGTGGTCCAGGTGGCCCACAGGGTCCAGCAGGCCAACAAGGCCCAGGTGGCCAACAGCGTCCAGGAGCCCAAGGTGGTCCAGGTGGTCCACAGCGTCCAGCAGGCCAACAGCGTCCAGGAGCCCAAGGTGGTCCAGGTGGCCCTCAAAGTCCAGCAGGCCAACAGGGTCCAGGAGGTCAACAGCGTCCAGGAGTCCAAGGTGGTCCAGGTGGCCCACAAGGTCCAGTGGGCCAACAGGGTCCAGGAGGTCAACAGGGTCCAGGAGCCCAAGGTGGTCCAGGTGGCCCACAGGGTCCAGCGGGCCAACAGGGTCCAGGTGGCCAACAGCGTCCAGGAGCCCAAGGTGGTCCAAGTGGCCCACAGGGTCCAGCAGGCCAACAGGGTCCGGGTGGCCAGCAGCATCCAGGAGCCCAGGGATTTCCAGGTGGCACACAGGGTCCGGCAGGGCAACATGGCCCAAGTGGCCAACAGGGCTCAGGTGGTCAAGGTGGTCCAGGTGGCCAGCGTGATCAGCGTGGTGGCCAGTAACAAGGAAACCAAGTAA